ATTTGAACGAAGGAACACAGAGTTATCTTCTTCTGCTCTGTTAAAGTATTTAGACAAGTTAAATGTAAAATTTGACGAGTTCCAATTTCTATTGTGTGATAATCTGTTGAGTCAAAAAGAAAAAGTAATAAATAGATTTATAGAGATTATAAATAGTAATTTTAATAGGAAAGAGTTGGAAGTTTATTTAACTCAATTGGAAGATGTCTATAGTAAGCACAAAGACAATTTTTACTTAATGATTATTGCTCAACTAAAAATATTAAAAGCTGCTATATTGGAAATTAATGAATTAGAAAAAAATGAGGCTATCCGACTAATTAAAGAGTATCTATTTAAAGTAGAGAATTGGTGTCATTTTGAACTTACCATTTTTAACAATGTTTTATTCATTTTTTATAGTGAAGAAATAGTTGTTCAATTTGAGAATGTAATTTCTCGGATGTGGTTATTACAAGATAAGGCACATTACAATAGTTTAATAAGTACATTTTTAATTAATGGCTGTTTTTTAGGTTTTGAAAGAGCTGATGCTAATTTAGCCAGTT
This window of the Enterococcus mundtii genome carries:
- a CDS encoding helix-turn-helix domain-containing protein, producing the protein MKQGDIIKKLRIERGISQEALAKGISTRTTLSSFERRNTELSSSALLKYLDKLNVKFDEFQFLLCDNLLSQKEKVINRFIEIINSNFNRKELEVYLTQLEDVYSKHKDNFYLMIIAQLKILKAAILEINELEKNEAIRLIKEYLFKVENWCHFELTIFNNVLFIFYSEEIVVQFENVISRMWLLQDKAHYNSLISTFLINGCFLGFERADANLASLFVRHLEIVSANSRFVEAKIYLLIFKGLLPSISNQTLDSVSIKKGLKILDILDEAKANSIREFIFQYLETQGYEVCLIL